A stretch of the Bacillus licheniformis DSM 13 = ATCC 14580 genome encodes the following:
- the fliF gene encoding flagellar basal-body MS-ring/collar protein FliF — protein MNRNLLQIKTKITDFWKNRSKLQKILLIGIVALAVILSIIIGIVASSNKMVPLYKDLSAEETGQIKQVLDEKGIPSEVATDGSVIKVPEEKVDELKVDLAAEGLPKSGSIDYSFFGENAGFGMTDNEFDVLKVKATQTELSNLIKGIDGIKDSKVMINLPKESVFVGEEKPEASASIVLQVKPGHTLDQNEINGLYHLVSKSVPNLDPKNIVIMDQNSTYYDQTGKESGSYADSYSSQREVKAQIEKDLQRQIQTMLGTMMGQDKVVVSVTSDIDFTKENRTEDLVEPVDKENMEGITVSAERVSETYSGQGAQAGGVNGTGENDVTNYAETEGGTGNGDYEKSEERINNEVNRIHKEIAESPYKIRDLGVQVMVEPPDANNPQSLPAEREDDIKKILSTIVKTSIDKNYEEEPLTDEDVENKIVVSVQSFDGKQTIDEGTETGGIPMWAYIAGGAALVAVIGLIIWLVRRRKNRDDEYEEEWYETPQEPIRVADVNNEKETEETVRRKQLEKMAKDKPEEFAKLLRSWLTED, from the coding sequence ATGAATCGTAATTTATTGCAAATTAAAACGAAAATAACTGATTTTTGGAAAAACAGATCAAAGCTGCAGAAGATTCTGCTGATCGGCATTGTCGCTCTGGCAGTCATCCTGTCAATCATCATTGGAATTGTTGCTTCGTCAAATAAAATGGTGCCGCTCTATAAAGATTTGTCAGCTGAAGAAACCGGCCAAATCAAACAGGTGCTCGATGAAAAAGGTATTCCATCTGAAGTTGCGACTGACGGTTCAGTCATCAAAGTTCCGGAAGAAAAAGTCGATGAACTGAAAGTCGATCTTGCCGCAGAGGGCCTTCCGAAAAGCGGGAGCATCGATTATTCATTCTTTGGCGAAAATGCCGGTTTTGGCATGACGGACAACGAATTTGACGTTTTGAAAGTGAAAGCCACGCAAACCGAGCTATCCAACCTCATCAAAGGAATAGACGGGATTAAAGATTCGAAGGTTATGATTAACCTGCCGAAGGAATCCGTCTTTGTCGGAGAGGAAAAGCCGGAAGCATCCGCTTCGATTGTTCTTCAGGTGAAGCCCGGCCACACGCTTGATCAAAATGAAATCAACGGCCTTTATCATCTCGTATCGAAAAGCGTGCCGAACCTTGACCCGAAAAACATCGTGATCATGGATCAAAACTCCACATATTACGATCAAACAGGCAAAGAGTCCGGTTCTTACGCCGACAGCTATTCTTCCCAAAGGGAAGTCAAGGCCCAGATCGAAAAGGACCTGCAAAGACAAATCCAAACCATGCTCGGCACGATGATGGGACAGGATAAAGTGGTTGTATCCGTCACATCTGACATCGATTTCACAAAAGAAAACAGGACGGAAGACCTGGTTGAACCTGTCGACAAAGAAAATATGGAAGGAATCACGGTCAGCGCAGAGCGCGTCAGTGAAACATATTCCGGACAGGGAGCACAAGCGGGAGGCGTCAACGGAACAGGTGAAAACGATGTAACGAACTATGCTGAAACAGAAGGCGGAACAGGCAACGGAGACTATGAGAAAAGCGAAGAACGAATCAACAATGAAGTCAACAGAATCCATAAAGAAATCGCTGAGAGCCCGTACAAAATCAGAGATCTGGGCGTCCAGGTCATGGTTGAACCGCCTGATGCAAACAACCCGCAGTCACTGCCTGCTGAAAGGGAGGACGATATTAAAAAAATCCTCTCAACCATTGTGAAAACATCGATTGACAAGAACTATGAAGAAGAGCCTCTGACAGATGAGGATGTTGAAAATAAAATCGTTGTTTCTGTCCAATCGTTCGACGGCAAGCAGACAATCGATGAAGGAACGGAAACAGGCGGCATACCGATGTGGGCTTACATCGCAGGCGGAGCAGCGCTTGTTGCTGTAATCGGCCTCATCATCTGGCTTGTCAGAAGACGTAAAAATAGAGATGACGAATACGAGGAAGAATGGTATGAAACGCCTCAGGAGCCGATTCGGGTTGCTGATGTGAACAATGAAAAAGAGACAGAAGAAACTGTCAGACGAAAACAGCTTGAAAAAATGGCGAAAGACAAGCCTGAAGAATTCGCCAAATTACTGCGCAGCTGGCTGACCGAGGATTAG
- the fliG gene encoding flagellar motor switch protein FliG — MAKMKQDRLTGKQKAAILMISLGLDVSASVYKHLTDEEIERLTLEISNVRAVSPEKKDEIIQEFHETAIAQEYISQGGIHYAKQVLDKALGEDKAASIINRLTSSLQVRPFDFARKADPEQILNFIQHEHPQTIALILSYLDPVQSGQILSELNQDVQAEVARRIAVMDRTSPEIINEVEQILEQKLSSTFTQDYTQTGGIEAVVEVLNGVDRGTEKTILDALEIQDPELADEIKKRMFVFEDIVTLDNRAIQRVIRDVENDDLLLSLKVASEEVKDIVFSNMSQRMAETFKEEMEFMGPVRLRDVEEAQSRIVSVIRRLEEAGEIVIARGGGDDIIV, encoded by the coding sequence ATGGCAAAAATGAAACAAGACAGGCTTACAGGCAAACAAAAAGCGGCCATTCTCATGATATCCTTAGGGCTTGATGTGTCAGCTTCCGTTTACAAGCATTTAACAGATGAAGAGATCGAAAGGCTGACGCTTGAAATATCAAATGTCAGAGCTGTATCACCTGAGAAAAAAGATGAGATTATTCAGGAATTTCATGAAACGGCTATTGCTCAAGAATATATTTCTCAAGGCGGCATTCATTACGCCAAGCAGGTGCTTGACAAAGCGCTCGGCGAAGACAAAGCCGCCAGCATTATCAACAGGCTGACATCGTCTCTTCAAGTCAGACCGTTCGATTTTGCCAGAAAAGCGGATCCCGAGCAGATTCTGAACTTTATCCAGCATGAGCACCCGCAGACGATCGCATTGATTCTGTCTTATCTCGATCCCGTGCAATCGGGTCAGATATTGTCAGAGCTGAATCAGGATGTGCAGGCAGAGGTTGCAAGAAGGATCGCTGTTATGGACAGGACGTCGCCGGAAATCATCAATGAAGTCGAACAGATTCTGGAGCAAAAGCTATCGTCCACATTCACTCAGGACTACACGCAGACCGGCGGTATCGAAGCCGTAGTCGAAGTGTTGAACGGAGTTGACAGAGGTACGGAGAAAACGATCCTTGACGCCCTTGAAATTCAGGATCCTGAGCTTGCCGACGAGATTAAAAAGCGGATGTTCGTCTTTGAAGATATCGTTACGCTTGATAACCGCGCTATTCAAAGGGTTATCCGCGATGTGGAAAACGACGATCTGCTTCTTTCTCTCAAAGTGGCCAGCGAAGAGGTCAAAGACATCGTCTTCAGCAACATGTCGCAGCGTATGGCTGAAACATTTAAAGAGGAAATGGAATTCATGGGCCCTGTGCGTCTGCGTGACGTAGAAGAAGCTCAATCGAGAATCGTAAGCGTCATCCGAAGACTTGAAGAAGCAGGTGAGATCGTAATCGCCAGAGGCGGAGGAGATGATATCATTGTCTAA
- the fliH gene encoding flagellar assembly protein FliH, producing MISLSNIIKQRLSSIPKKERRTISLKEVKLPETETELDTGQDPEYLLDHARQEAGKIYEKASAELEQVRRQIEEERSSWETEREALIDQAKQEGFQAGFEEGKAEARSAYQAYLDEANAIVRAARRDYEEKIEQSSEEIVELAVSLAKKVWNQKADDKEAFTALVKQVLSEMKEFDDIAIYVDPEYYTEVQSHKNELEQLLQYGAHIAIYADEKAPKGTCYVETAFGRIDAGIDTQLQQLKQKLLSLLETAGVVR from the coding sequence ATGATATCATTGTCTAACATTATTAAACAGCGATTATCATCAATACCGAAAAAAGAAAGGCGGACGATTTCATTAAAGGAAGTCAAACTTCCTGAGACAGAAACCGAACTTGATACCGGACAGGATCCGGAATACCTCCTCGACCATGCCAGACAAGAAGCCGGAAAAATATACGAAAAAGCGAGCGCTGAACTCGAACAGGTCAGACGGCAAATCGAAGAGGAACGGTCAAGCTGGGAAACAGAACGCGAAGCGCTGATAGACCAGGCGAAACAAGAAGGCTTTCAAGCTGGATTTGAAGAGGGAAAGGCCGAGGCCCGAAGCGCTTATCAAGCGTATTTGGATGAAGCCAATGCCATCGTCCGGGCGGCTAGACGTGACTATGAAGAAAAAATCGAACAATCATCCGAAGAAATTGTCGAACTTGCCGTGTCACTGGCTAAAAAAGTTTGGAATCAAAAGGCTGACGACAAAGAAGCTTTTACAGCCCTCGTAAAACAGGTGCTGTCGGAAATGAAGGAATTCGATGACATTGCCATCTATGTAGATCCGGAGTACTACACCGAGGTTCAAAGCCACAAAAACGAACTTGAGCAGCTCCTCCAATACGGCGCCCATATCGCGATATACGCCGATGAAAAAGCGCCGAAAGGAACGTGCTATGTTGAAACGGCTTTCGGAAGAATCGATGCAGGCATCGACACTCAATTGCAGCAGCTGAAACAAAAACTGCTCAGCCTGCTTGAAACGGCAGGTGTTGTCCGGTGA
- the fliI gene encoding flagellar protein export ATPase FliI yields the protein MLKQLLECIETADSYKRYGKVKQAVGLMIESKGPECSIGDVCKIYTKGDGPKAIKAEVVGFKDQNILLMPYLEAANIAPGSIVEATGESLRVKVGSGLIGQVVDAFGNPLDGSVLPKGLAQVSTDQAPPNPMKRPPIREKMAVGVRSIDSLLTVGKGQRVGIFAGSGVGKSTLMGMIARETAADLNVIALVGERGREVREFIEKDLGEEGLKRTIVVVATSDQPALMRLKAAYTATAIAEYFRDKGQNVMFMMDSVTRVAMAQREIGLATGEPPTTKGYTPSVFAILPKLLERTGTTESGSITAFYTVLVDGDDMNEPIADTVRGILDGHIVLDRALANKGQFPAVNILKSISRVMSNIAEKDHIRAANRFREMLSTYQNSEDLINIGAYKKGSSREIDEAIQFHPKLISFLKQEVDEAASLEESISLLKSLTGRED from the coding sequence ATGCTCAAGCAGCTGCTTGAATGTATAGAAACCGCAGATTCCTACAAACGATACGGAAAAGTCAAACAGGCGGTCGGCCTGATGATTGAATCCAAAGGACCTGAATGTTCAATCGGCGATGTCTGCAAAATCTATACAAAAGGTGACGGGCCAAAGGCTATTAAAGCTGAAGTTGTCGGCTTCAAAGACCAAAATATTCTTCTGATGCCATATTTGGAAGCGGCCAATATTGCCCCCGGCAGCATTGTCGAAGCGACGGGCGAATCGCTTAGGGTCAAAGTCGGCTCCGGGTTGATCGGACAAGTTGTCGATGCATTCGGCAATCCGCTCGACGGCAGCGTGCTTCCGAAAGGTCTGGCTCAAGTATCGACAGACCAGGCGCCGCCTAATCCGATGAAAAGGCCGCCGATCAGAGAAAAAATGGCGGTCGGCGTCAGATCGATCGACAGTCTGCTGACCGTCGGAAAAGGACAGCGTGTCGGGATATTCGCCGGAAGCGGCGTCGGAAAAAGCACGCTTATGGGAATGATTGCGAGAGAGACGGCCGCAGACTTGAATGTCATCGCTCTTGTCGGAGAGCGGGGCCGGGAAGTCAGGGAGTTCATAGAGAAAGATCTCGGCGAAGAAGGGCTGAAGCGAACGATCGTTGTAGTGGCTACATCTGACCAGCCGGCGCTGATGCGTCTGAAAGCGGCCTATACAGCAACAGCGATTGCCGAGTACTTCCGCGACAAAGGACAAAACGTCATGTTCATGATGGACTCGGTGACAAGGGTCGCCATGGCCCAGAGGGAAATCGGCCTGGCGACGGGCGAACCGCCGACGACAAAAGGTTATACACCCTCAGTGTTCGCTATTTTACCTAAGCTCTTAGAACGAACAGGAACGACGGAAAGCGGGTCAATAACTGCTTTCTATACGGTTCTTGTCGACGGCGATGATATGAATGAACCGATCGCCGATACTGTAAGGGGAATCTTGGACGGCCATATCGTTCTTGACCGAGCCCTTGCGAATAAAGGCCAGTTTCCGGCAGTCAACATTTTAAAAAGCATCAGCAGGGTGATGTCGAACATCGCCGAGAAAGACCATATCAGAGCAGCGAACCGGTTCAGGGAAATGCTGTCAACCTATCAAAACTCAGAGGATCTGATCAACATAGGAGCCTATAAAAAAGGGTCTTCCAGAGAAATTGATGAGGCCATACAATTCCACCCTAAGCTGATCAGCTTCCTCAAGCAGGAAGTGGATGAAGCGGCATCGCTGGAAGAGAGCATTTCCTTATTAAAGAGTCTTACAGGAAGAGAGGATTAA
- the fliJ gene encoding flagellar export protein FliJ has product MAYSFKFQKLLELKENEKDQSFAEYQHSVSEFEKVAEKLYESMSQKETLEKNKEIKMQTGMSVQEMRHYQQFVTNLETTIYHYQKLVMMKRNEMNEKQHDLTEKNIELKKFEKMKEKQFEMYSLQNKANELKEMDDISIAQYITQGS; this is encoded by the coding sequence ATGGCTTATTCATTTAAATTTCAAAAGCTCCTCGAGCTTAAAGAAAATGAAAAAGACCAATCATTTGCTGAATATCAGCACTCAGTTTCCGAATTCGAAAAGGTCGCGGAAAAGCTGTATGAAAGCATGAGCCAAAAAGAAACGCTGGAAAAAAACAAGGAAATCAAGATGCAGACGGGGATGAGCGTTCAGGAAATGCGGCATTATCAGCAATTTGTCACAAATCTTGAAACGACAATCTACCATTATCAAAAGCTCGTCATGATGAAGAGAAATGAAATGAATGAAAAACAGCACGATTTGACGGAGAAAAATATCGAGCTGAAAAAATTTGAAAAAATGAAAGAAAAGCAGTTTGAAATGTATTCGCTGCAAAACAAAGCAAATGAGTTAAAGGAAATGGACGATATCTCCATTGCCCAGTACATAACTCAAGGAAGCTAG
- a CDS encoding MotE family protein, with protein sequence MTEEKKAGKFQTFLFVIVIPLIFLIVVAFVGMWLLGVNFQDAASKIPVVKELVKNGEDQDIDHATKQQENKAEKLQKTIDEQKSEIETLTSDLKTSDQEIKRLKQKISSLEKTEKDEKEQDKKNAEGQGDGKVVKIYESMQSNKAAKILSELKEEEAINILDSLSKKKVTEILSKMSPDKAAVFTEKLVKNEAKNEAKKEGGE encoded by the coding sequence ATGACCGAAGAAAAAAAAGCCGGTAAATTTCAGACATTTTTGTTTGTCATCGTCATTCCGCTGATCTTTTTAATCGTTGTAGCGTTCGTCGGCATGTGGCTTTTGGGCGTCAATTTTCAGGATGCAGCCTCAAAAATTCCCGTCGTAAAAGAGCTTGTGAAAAACGGCGAGGATCAGGACATAGATCACGCAACTAAACAGCAGGAGAACAAAGCAGAAAAGCTCCAAAAGACGATCGATGAACAAAAAAGCGAAATCGAAACGCTGACGAGTGACTTAAAAACGAGTGATCAAGAGATTAAAAGGCTGAAACAAAAAATCAGCTCGCTCGAAAAAACGGAAAAAGATGAAAAAGAGCAGGATAAAAAGAACGCCGAAGGTCAAGGAGACGGAAAAGTCGTCAAAATTTATGAAAGCATGCAAAGCAATAAAGCTGCAAAAATTTTAAGCGAATTAAAAGAGGAAGAGGCAATCAATATTTTAGATTCTTTAAGCAAAAAGAAAGTGACTGAGATCCTCTCAAAAATGTCTCCTGATAAAGCGGCTGTATTCACAGAAAAGCTTGTGAAAAACGAGGCGAAAAACGAAGCGAAAAAAGAAGGGGGGGAATAG
- a CDS encoding flagellar hook-length control protein FliK yields the protein MRLFDAISFDAKPAVDTAPAKTSRTPLGALFQNVLQKENSSLSPFQKGEEPSQDTPLEGLLHELKQWLSNKEDSSFNEDWLNSLQQLEELNASPDELALAEQLLQQIKELLEKAALPEQSGKTADAKALPADESGTEEPKKPDLQILGQIQQLLAAIVNENQPSLKTSQIAELLKQAPEFLAALQTKAGAEGLIDELKRQFFTKDPSQSQLLSMSNTELKSLKSLMEQMMNANAEPDQKEWKMAESELKAMLMSKKTDVSLSEKPLSFVLNRREIQTEGKQGQKEQPIQSSVLANHRTGTALIQGLQPSAAEEASAQPKSFSEQILSSWKQMKYTPFGRSTGSFTIRLNPENLGFITIKLVKQHGMFSSKIIASTQSAKELLEHNLAHLKQALPNMSVQIDRFGVPLQNSDQTFGQLADDEKNQHQPKQDQQSKQENEDFQEFLDELIETRSQDSEEEI from the coding sequence TTGAGGCTTTTTGACGCAATCTCCTTTGATGCCAAACCTGCGGTGGACACTGCACCTGCAAAAACGAGCAGGACGCCGTTGGGCGCGCTCTTTCAGAATGTGCTCCAGAAGGAAAACAGCTCACTTTCCCCTTTTCAAAAGGGAGAAGAGCCTTCTCAGGATACGCCGTTGGAAGGGCTTTTGCATGAACTGAAGCAATGGCTTTCAAATAAGGAAGACAGCTCTTTCAATGAAGACTGGCTGAATTCCCTTCAGCAGCTTGAAGAGCTGAATGCATCTCCGGATGAACTGGCATTGGCAGAACAGCTGTTACAACAAATAAAAGAGCTGCTTGAAAAAGCCGCCCTGCCTGAACAATCAGGCAAAACGGCTGATGCTAAAGCTTTGCCTGCCGACGAAAGCGGGACAGAAGAGCCGAAAAAGCCCGACCTGCAAATTCTCGGCCAGATTCAGCAGCTGCTAGCTGCGATTGTAAATGAAAATCAACCGTCACTCAAAACTTCGCAAATCGCAGAATTATTGAAACAGGCGCCGGAATTTCTCGCCGCTCTTCAAACAAAGGCGGGAGCAGAAGGGCTGATTGATGAGCTTAAACGTCAATTTTTCACGAAAGATCCGAGCCAATCGCAGCTTTTGTCCATGTCAAACACCGAGCTGAAAAGCTTGAAAAGCTTAATGGAGCAGATGATGAACGCAAACGCTGAACCGGATCAAAAAGAGTGGAAAATGGCCGAAAGCGAACTCAAGGCAATGCTCATGAGCAAGAAAACCGATGTTTCTCTTTCTGAGAAGCCGTTGTCCTTTGTTTTGAACAGAAGAGAAATTCAAACTGAAGGAAAGCAAGGCCAAAAGGAACAGCCGATTCAATCCTCTGTACTGGCCAATCATCGGACAGGCACAGCGCTGATCCAGGGTCTCCAGCCTTCGGCGGCAGAGGAAGCTTCCGCTCAGCCGAAAAGCTTTTCAGAACAAATTCTCAGCTCATGGAAACAGATGAAGTATACGCCGTTCGGCAGGTCGACAGGCAGTTTCACGATCCGCCTGAATCCTGAAAATCTTGGCTTTATCACGATCAAGCTCGTCAAACAGCACGGGATGTTTTCAAGCAAAATCATCGCATCGACCCAGTCGGCTAAAGAGCTGCTCGAACACAATCTCGCGCATCTTAAACAGGCGCTGCCCAACATGTCTGTGCAAATTGACCGCTTCGGTGTTCCGCTTCAAAACAGCGATCAGACTTTCGGACAGCTGGCGGACGATGAGAAAAACCAGCATCAGCCGAAGCAAGATCAGCAAAGTAAGCAGGAAAATGAGGATTTTCAGGAGTTTCTGGATGAGCTTATCGAGACTCGATCACAGGACAGCGAGGAGGAGATCTAA
- the flgD gene encoding flagellar hook assembly protein FlgD, with protein MSDTSIDTRTALGTTNTKSTTSDFLSEAKKAEKAGSGSNLGKDEFLKLLMKQLQYQDPLNPMEDREFIAQMATFSSLEQLTNLNTTMSTFVGLQDPMTMYVSWIGKEVTYEGEDSEEKTALVKSVKSSDGQYLLVLDDGTEVNPWNVTAVSHSDK; from the coding sequence ATGTCTGATACTTCAATTGATACCAGAACCGCCTTAGGAACAACAAACACGAAATCGACGACATCCGATTTTTTATCCGAGGCAAAAAAAGCCGAGAAAGCAGGGAGCGGCTCCAATCTTGGGAAGGATGAATTTTTGAAACTGCTGATGAAACAACTGCAGTACCAAGATCCCTTAAATCCGATGGAAGACCGCGAATTCATTGCGCAAATGGCGACCTTTTCAAGCCTAGAGCAGCTAACGAATCTGAACACAACGATGTCGACGTTCGTCGGACTTCAGGACCCGATGACGATGTATGTCAGCTGGATCGGAAAAGAAGTCACCTATGAAGGCGAAGACAGCGAAGAAAAAACGGCGCTCGTCAAATCAGTTAAAAGCTCAGACGGACAGTATCTGCTTGTCCTTGACGATGGAACCGAAGTCAATCCGTGGAATGTGACGGCGGTAAGCCATTCTGATAAATAA
- the flgG gene encoding flagellar basal body rod protein FlgG, translating into MLRSLYSGISGMKNFQTKLDVVANNISNINTAGYKKSRVTFKDIVSQQLSGASSSTANRGSVNGQQVGLGATIGSIDIIHTNAAPSTTGRQLDMTITGDGYFRVGSGDEVYYTRSGNFYRSDEGDLVTVDGLFVLTANNGRINIPQDAQSFSIAPDGTVSYVDQNNENQTAGQISLATFSNTSGLSKAGDNLYRETLSSGDPQVVVPGEGGSGKIQTSALEMSNVDLSEEFSEMIIAQRGFQSNAKIITTSDEILQELVNLKR; encoded by the coding sequence ATGTTACGTTCACTATACTCAGGAATCAGCGGCATGAAAAACTTTCAGACAAAGCTTGATGTCGTCGCCAACAACATCTCGAATATCAATACGGCAGGCTATAAGAAAAGCCGGGTTACGTTTAAAGATATTGTCAGCCAGCAGCTTTCCGGCGCGTCGTCGTCTACTGCAAACCGCGGCTCTGTAAACGGCCAGCAGGTCGGACTCGGTGCAACGATCGGATCGATCGATATCATTCACACAAACGCAGCGCCTTCGACAACAGGCCGCCAGCTTGACATGACCATTACAGGAGACGGCTACTTCCGCGTCGGATCAGGAGATGAAGTGTACTACACAAGATCAGGAAACTTCTACCGATCTGATGAAGGTGACCTCGTCACTGTTGACGGGCTGTTCGTCTTAACGGCCAATAATGGAAGAATCAACATTCCGCAAGACGCGCAAAGCTTCAGCATCGCTCCTGACGGAACCGTTTCTTATGTCGATCAAAACAACGAGAACCAGACCGCCGGCCAGATCTCGCTTGCGACATTCAGCAACACATCCGGATTATCAAAAGCTGGAGACAACCTTTACCGCGAAACATTGAGTTCGGGAGATCCGCAAGTCGTTGTACCTGGGGAAGGCGGCTCAGGAAAAATTCAAACGAGTGCGCTTGAAATGTCGAACGTCGACCTTTCAGAAGAATTTTCCGAAATGATTATCGCGCAGCGCGGCTTCCAGTCCAATGCGAAAATCATTACAACCTCTGATGAAATTCTTCAGGAACTCGTCAATCTGAAGCGATAG
- a CDS encoding flagellar FlbD family protein: MIKVTRLNGQPFILNALFIEQIECFPDTTITLSNGKKFVVKEDEDTVVDTIVSFYQKIQILSCDQRIEESE, translated from the coding sequence ATGATCAAAGTTACGCGATTAAACGGACAGCCCTTTATTCTGAATGCACTATTCATTGAGCAAATTGAATGTTTTCCGGATACGACAATTACGCTGTCCAACGGAAAAAAGTTTGTTGTCAAAGAAGATGAAGATACAGTTGTGGATACAATCGTGTCATTCTATCAAAAAATCCAAATACTTTCTTGTGACCAAAGAATTGAGGAATCTGAATGA
- the fliL gene encoding flagellar basal body-associated protein FliL, giving the protein MNKKLLGIMMTIILAIAVLGTAAFFVIKGSASEKDQNAEPSIDEVVESSVEVAEITTNLKSDNVVRLSIKLETDSKEAKEELEKRDFQIKDSVISLLANTNADELEGQKGKEKFKEQLKEKLNTNYMKEGKVKTVYITSFNLQ; this is encoded by the coding sequence ATGAATAAAAAACTTCTAGGAATTATGATGACGATTATTTTGGCAATTGCTGTGTTGGGAACCGCTGCGTTCTTTGTCATCAAGGGAAGCGCAAGTGAAAAAGATCAAAACGCAGAACCTTCGATCGATGAAGTGGTCGAATCTTCAGTTGAAGTCGCCGAAATCACGACAAACTTGAAATCAGACAATGTAGTCCGTTTGTCAATCAAGCTTGAAACCGATTCGAAAGAGGCGAAAGAAGAGCTTGAAAAGCGGGATTTCCAAATTAAAGATTCAGTCATCTCCCTTTTGGCGAACACGAACGCAGATGAGCTTGAAGGACAAAAAGGAAAAGAAAAATTTAAAGAACAGCTGAAAGAAAAGCTGAACACGAACTACATGAAAGAGGGAAAAGTGAAAACTGTGTACATTACCTCCTTTAATCTGCAGTAG
- the fliM gene encoding flagellar motor switch protein FliM — translation MAGEVLSQNEIDALLSAISTGEMDADELKKEESVKKVKVYDFKRALRFSKDQIRSLTRIHDNFARLLTTYFSAQLRTYIQISVSSVDQVPYEEFIRSIPNMTILNLFEVRPLEGRIMMEINPTIAYTMMDRVMGGIGSSHNKIDSMTEIETKIMSNLFESCLTNYKDAWESITEIEPEMSDFEVNPQFVQMVSPNETVVVISLNTQIGDISGVINLCIPHVVLEPIIPKLSVHYWMQSDRIEPKPEETKSIEKRILTAQIPIVAELGSSELTIEEFLNLEIGDCITLDKSVAEPLTVLVGDKPKFLAQAGRMNRKTAIQILDHDIRGEEYGE, via the coding sequence ATGGCAGGAGAAGTGCTCTCCCAAAATGAAATCGATGCACTGCTTTCAGCGATATCGACCGGTGAAATGGACGCCGACGAGCTGAAAAAAGAAGAGTCCGTTAAAAAAGTAAAAGTCTATGACTTTAAACGGGCGCTCCGCTTTTCAAAGGATCAAATCCGCAGCTTGACCAGGATTCACGATAACTTTGCAAGGCTGCTAACGACTTATTTCTCAGCTCAGTTGAGAACCTATATCCAAATCTCGGTCAGCTCGGTTGATCAGGTTCCGTATGAGGAATTCATCAGATCGATTCCGAATATGACGATCCTCAATCTGTTTGAGGTTCGCCCTCTTGAAGGAAGAATCATGATGGAGATCAACCCGACCATCGCCTATACGATGATGGACCGGGTGATGGGCGGGATCGGCTCGAGCCACAACAAAATTGACAGCATGACGGAGATTGAGACGAAAATCATGTCCAATTTATTCGAAAGCTGTCTCACGAATTACAAAGATGCGTGGGAATCCATCACGGAAATCGAGCCGGAAATGTCCGATTTTGAAGTGAATCCGCAGTTTGTGCAAATGGTATCGCCGAATGAGACGGTCGTTGTCATTTCGCTGAACACGCAAATAGGAGACATCAGCGGGGTTATCAACCTGTGCATCCCGCACGTCGTCCTGGAACCGATCATTCCTAAGCTTTCCGTTCACTACTGGATGCAATCAGACAGAATTGAACCAAAACCGGAGGAAACAAAGTCGATAGAAAAGCGGATTTTGACGGCGCAAATTCCAATTGTCGCAGAACTCGGATCATCGGAATTAACCATTGAAGAGTTTTTAAATTTAGAAATTGGAGATTGTATCACTTTGGACAAATCAGTAGCAGAACCTCTTACTGTTTTGGTCGGAGATAAACCGAAATTTCTAGCACAAGCCGGCCGAATGAATCGAAAGACTGCGATTCAAATTCTAGATCACGACATAAGAGGTGAAGAATATGGAGAATAA